In one window of Streptomyces sp. NBC_01224 DNA:
- a CDS encoding plasmid pRiA4b ORF-3 family protein has translation MWRDGKTAPSDLQLKIVLHSTRPPLWRRLVLPSDTSLGTLHDAIQVAFGWHGGHLHLFTDEFGRGYGDTARLTDIDLGFGRGVGDEDATALGDVLAEEGARLRYVYDFGDDWEHGITLEKTLPRPDGAERAVRCVGGRRADVPAEDIGGVWGLAGVLEFLDTPDGAGDGPYGELVAELRAAGYDPAAFDRDGITARLARLTPDTVSGRAKPSAGDRAGRGGVRRLTAEDVALCTCGQCGVGDPVDAGVDGPAEDVPVLRPVTLAPQEDLAAAVRGVPLFDAALRLAAWCREGRQVTAGRVLRPALAREAVEELQLWKLAGDDSPYADAVARARALKSLRSAKDVSVLDDPWWLAVDGGLITISGGRAWGGGATDFTGEDLPEFWAAAMGDLLEEIGETGVLDGWHGELTAEIADSLVGLLYDAPDDAWVDVDDLRAKAREVGENGPEFDLFQALFAASFHELGEGLALLGAVEYEPGDGGDSAEETLRTLLNSMVGQELGGGSGTSTAASDRSWDDKRGHRMRITPLGRYGLRAYLMECGVPAPLLGEYAEADAGALLQGLLGYSPEEMRREVEGWLAHRTAADAAVGLLDACAGDGSEAAAKRAVAQLVLADLDGPRARRVLRKAADSDVEGCRQVATATLGARPGADAHMDPARTEEAGLWLLIDGLSILAGAQENEELTQGFLENWNTAPDALEQRVDELWRVEHPATPLVLAELGEGLRGVDKRLAKRMRTAAIKAHSRR, from the coding sequence ATGTGGCGAGACGGGAAGACAGCCCCGTCCGATCTCCAGTTGAAGATCGTGCTGCACAGTACGAGACCGCCCCTGTGGCGGCGCCTTGTGCTGCCGTCCGACACGTCACTCGGGACGCTGCACGACGCCATCCAGGTCGCCTTCGGATGGCACGGTGGCCATCTGCACCTCTTCACCGACGAGTTCGGCCGGGGGTACGGCGACACGGCACGACTCACCGACATCGATCTCGGCTTCGGCCGCGGGGTCGGCGACGAGGACGCCACCGCGCTCGGCGACGTGCTGGCCGAGGAGGGAGCACGGCTGCGCTACGTCTACGACTTCGGCGACGACTGGGAGCACGGGATCACGCTGGAGAAGACGCTGCCCCGCCCGGACGGCGCGGAGCGGGCGGTGCGCTGCGTCGGCGGGCGTCGTGCCGATGTACCGGCCGAGGACATCGGCGGCGTGTGGGGGCTGGCCGGGGTTCTGGAGTTCCTCGACACCCCGGATGGGGCCGGGGATGGCCCGTACGGTGAGCTCGTCGCCGAACTGCGGGCGGCCGGTTACGATCCGGCGGCCTTCGACCGGGACGGGATCACCGCGCGGCTGGCCCGGTTGACGCCGGACACGGTGTCCGGCAGAGCGAAGCCGTCGGCCGGTGATCGGGCCGGGCGCGGCGGTGTCCGTCGGCTGACCGCCGAGGACGTGGCGTTGTGTACCTGCGGGCAGTGCGGGGTGGGCGATCCGGTCGATGCCGGAGTCGACGGACCGGCCGAGGATGTGCCTGTGCTGCGCCCGGTGACCCTGGCACCGCAGGAGGACCTTGCCGCTGCCGTGCGGGGTGTTCCGCTCTTCGACGCGGCGCTGCGGCTCGCCGCCTGGTGCCGCGAGGGACGGCAGGTCACCGCCGGCCGGGTGCTGCGGCCCGCGCTCGCCCGTGAGGCTGTCGAGGAGCTCCAGCTGTGGAAGCTGGCCGGCGACGACTCGCCGTATGCCGATGCCGTCGCGCGGGCTCGTGCGTTGAAATCGCTGCGCAGCGCCAAGGACGTTTCCGTTCTCGATGATCCGTGGTGGCTCGCCGTGGATGGCGGGTTGATCACGATCAGCGGGGGCCGCGCATGGGGTGGCGGGGCAACCGACTTCACCGGTGAGGACCTTCCGGAGTTCTGGGCCGCCGCTATGGGCGATCTGCTGGAGGAGATCGGTGAGACGGGGGTGCTGGACGGGTGGCACGGTGAGCTGACGGCCGAGATCGCCGACTCACTGGTCGGCCTGCTGTACGACGCCCCGGACGACGCCTGGGTGGATGTCGACGACCTGCGTGCGAAGGCCCGCGAGGTGGGCGAGAACGGGCCGGAGTTCGATCTCTTCCAGGCACTGTTCGCAGCGTCCTTCCACGAGCTCGGGGAAGGGCTCGCCCTGCTGGGTGCGGTGGAGTACGAGCCCGGTGACGGCGGCGATTCGGCCGAGGAGACTCTGCGCACACTCCTGAACTCCATGGTCGGACAGGAGCTGGGCGGCGGTTCAGGAACCTCGACGGCGGCGTCGGATCGGTCGTGGGACGACAAGCGCGGGCACCGCATGCGGATCACCCCGCTCGGCCGCTACGGGCTCCGCGCCTATCTGATGGAGTGCGGTGTGCCCGCGCCCCTGCTCGGTGAGTACGCCGAAGCCGACGCCGGCGCTCTGCTCCAGGGGCTCCTGGGCTACTCCCCCGAGGAGATGCGCCGGGAGGTCGAAGGGTGGCTGGCACACCGTACGGCGGCGGATGCCGCGGTAGGGCTGCTCGACGCATGCGCGGGAGACGGTTCCGAGGCAGCGGCGAAGCGTGCCGTGGCCCAACTGGTGCTGGCCGACCTCGACGGCCCCCGGGCACGGCGCGTGCTGCGCAAGGCGGCGGACTCCGACGTCGAGGGGTGCCGCCAGGTGGCCACCGCGACCCTGGGCGCACGCCCTGGGGCAGACGCACACATGGACCCGGCGCGGACGGAGGAGGCCGGATTGTGGCTGCTCATCGACGGACTGTCGATCCTCGCCGGTGCTCAGGAGAACGAGGAGCTGACCCAGGGCTTCCTGGAGAACTGGAACACGGCGCCGGATGCGCTCGAACAGCGGGTGGACGAGCTGTGGCGAGTGGAGCACCCAGCCACCCCCCTGGTGCTCGCCGAACTGGGTGAGGGCCTGCGCGGCGTCGACAAGCGGCTGGCCAAACGCATGCGTACCGCGGCGATCAAGGCCCACTCCCGCAGGTGA
- a CDS encoding F510_1955 family glycosylhydrolase: protein MTALPATRTLLAAAGTALALLVLTACGGGLSETGETSASTPTLSHVHGLGVDPADGRMYVATHDGLYTVAEDQKPKLVGDRKDDFMGFTVTGKNAFIASGHGAPGSGRPANLGVIKTEDAGHTWAPRSLSGEADFHSLDSAQGAVFGYENGRIRVSSDLKNWDDRAVLNALDLAVDPTRAETLLATTAEGILTSTDGGRTFGKAAGPVQAFLSWPEEKSLFGIDTSGKLSRSDDGGTTWKQLTTVPGGTPQALTAADGDHILAATQSGVYESRDGGKTFAELAPLAS, encoded by the coding sequence GTGACAGCACTACCGGCAACCCGCACCCTGCTTGCTGCCGCCGGCACCGCGCTCGCTCTTCTCGTCCTCACCGCTTGCGGGGGCGGGTTGTCCGAGACGGGCGAGACGTCGGCTTCGACGCCGACGCTCTCGCATGTGCACGGTCTCGGCGTCGACCCGGCTGATGGTCGCATGTATGTCGCAACCCACGACGGCCTCTACACAGTCGCCGAAGACCAGAAGCCAAAGCTCGTAGGCGATCGCAAGGATGACTTCATGGGCTTCACGGTGACGGGCAAGAACGCCTTCATCGCCAGTGGACACGGAGCGCCGGGCAGTGGCCGTCCGGCCAACCTCGGCGTGATCAAGACCGAGGACGCCGGCCACACCTGGGCACCCCGGTCGCTGTCAGGCGAGGCCGACTTCCACTCCCTGGACTCGGCCCAGGGCGCGGTCTTCGGGTACGAGAACGGACGGATCAGGGTCAGCAGCGACCTCAAGAACTGGGACGACCGGGCAGTGCTGAACGCCCTTGATCTCGCGGTGGACCCGACCAGGGCCGAAACGTTGCTGGCCACGACGGCCGAGGGCATCCTCACCAGCACCGACGGCGGACGCACCTTCGGCAAGGCTGCAGGACCGGTCCAGGCTTTTCTGTCCTGGCCCGAGGAGAAGTCGCTGTTCGGCATTGACACGTCGGGCAAGTTGAGTCGCAGCGACGACGGTGGCACAACGTGGAAGCAGCTCACGACCGTGCCCGGCGGAACACCGCAGGCGCTCACCGCCGCGGACGGCGACCACATCCTCGCCGCGACACAGAGCGGTGTGTACGAGTCACGGGACGGCGGAAAGACCTTTGCCGAACTCGCACCGCTCGCTTCCTGA
- a CDS encoding MmyB family transcriptional regulator: MHRRLRYLYDLARAATPSGRRPTVTASRVRPTILRLLDSMTDVPAYVRNARFDILAANTLGRALYAPVFESPLFARRGPVNSARFMFLDPASQEFWIDWEKGANDAVAFLRTETGRAPHDKALTDLIGELTTKSACQGP, encoded by the coding sequence GTGCACAGGCGATTGCGCTATCTCTACGACCTCGCCCGCGCGGCGACGCCGTCGGGCCGACGCCCCACGGTGACCGCGTCCCGCGTACGGCCCACGATCCTGCGGCTGCTCGACTCGATGACCGACGTGCCGGCCTACGTGCGCAACGCGCGCTTCGACATCCTGGCCGCCAACACCCTGGGGAGGGCGCTGTACGCGCCCGTCTTCGAGTCACCGCTGTTCGCCCGGCGCGGCCCGGTCAACAGCGCCCGCTTCATGTTCCTCGACCCGGCCAGCCAGGAATTCTGGATCGACTGGGAAAAAGGAGCCAACGACGCGGTCGCCTTCCTACGCACCGAGACGGGCCGGGCGCCCCACGACAAGGCACTCACCGATCTGATCGGAGAGCTGACGACCAAGAGCGCGTGTCAGGGGCCGTAG
- a CDS encoding class I SAM-dependent methyltransferase: protein MPTATARQSRLRHPLFARIYPKINAYAEAHGAVEHRKELLADTKGCVVEVGAGTGANFPHYPAHVGKVIAVEPEPRLRALATRAAADSSILVEVHEGRAENLPVADGSVDGVVVSLVLCSIADVEGALAEAARVLRPGGRLYFYEHIRSADPRFARKQRRINIVWPLLGGGCNLDRDSERAIKDAEFTIEQARHFDFLVNGRTTRSSRHRRRPKAGRLRNRPRLTSRPARPNAPIPGDELLVWRLRRLAEIPAHPGEATLKPAAARHPGCNALCRFRSAQASTEPLTSSPAGPPSTCRTLRNP from the coding sequence ATGCCCACTGCTACCGCCAGACAGTCACGACTGCGGCACCCGCTCTTCGCGCGGATCTATCCGAAGATCAACGCCTACGCAGAAGCCCATGGCGCTGTGGAGCACCGCAAAGAACTGCTCGCCGACACCAAGGGTTGTGTCGTCGAGGTCGGCGCCGGCACGGGAGCCAACTTCCCGCATTACCCAGCGCACGTGGGCAAGGTCATCGCGGTGGAACCTGAGCCACGACTGCGGGCACTCGCCACGCGGGCGGCGGCCGACTCATCCATTCTCGTGGAGGTCCACGAAGGCCGGGCGGAGAATCTGCCAGTGGCGGATGGGTCCGTCGACGGGGTGGTCGTCTCGCTCGTCCTGTGCAGCATCGCCGATGTCGAAGGGGCACTGGCCGAGGCTGCTCGCGTACTGCGGCCCGGCGGCCGGCTGTACTTCTACGAGCACATCCGCTCTGCCGACCCCCGGTTCGCGAGGAAGCAACGCAGGATCAACATCGTTTGGCCGCTGCTCGGCGGAGGCTGCAACCTCGACCGGGACAGCGAACGGGCCATCAAGGACGCCGAATTCACGATTGAGCAGGCACGGCACTTCGACTTCCTCGTCAACGGTCGCACAACGCGCAGCTCGCGTCATCGGCGTCGCCCGAAGGCCGGAAGGCTGAGGAATCGCCCTCGGCTCACGTCCCGGCCAGCCCGTCCGAACGCGCCCATTCCAGGGGATGAGCTCCTTGTCTGGCGACTGCGCCGTCTGGCAGAGATCCCTGCTCACCCGGGCGAAGCGACGCTCAAGCCTGCGGCCGCACGGCACCCTGGCTGCAATGCGTTGTGCCGCTTTCGAAGCGCACAAGCGTCCACCGAGCCGCTGACGAGCAGTCCAGCAGGGCCGCCATCGACCTGCCGGACTCTGCGGAACCCCTAG
- a CDS encoding M56 family metallopeptidase — protein MISAPALIGYTAAVGFIAPRVLLRSSWPHRAPALAAAAWPALAVSFSVAATLTAYGLALPTEHLHAGLTGLLHFCGLEASAGRPDPDTVGQLAIALPAALALALVASFSWHVARACRARARHREAVDLVGRHSARLRATVLPYNVPAAYCLPGRRARIVISDAAVHRLTPEQLDAVLKHEQAHIAGHHHLALAAAEAFHSVFRRLPLARHVREQTALLLEMVADDRALRSHSHEVLVTAMYEMAAAQTPHGAFSAGGQTVLIRAKRVLGPRTAPHPALWWSVAVMAATVPVLPLLVACPPGLG, from the coding sequence GTGATCTCGGCACCTGCTCTGATCGGCTACACGGCAGCCGTCGGATTCATCGCCCCGAGAGTGCTGCTGCGCAGCAGCTGGCCTCATCGCGCTCCCGCCCTGGCGGCAGCGGCGTGGCCAGCCCTGGCGGTCTCGTTCTCGGTCGCTGCCACGCTCACCGCTTACGGCCTCGCCTTGCCGACAGAGCATCTGCACGCCGGCCTTACGGGCCTGCTGCACTTCTGCGGACTGGAGGCGAGTGCGGGTCGGCCCGATCCCGACACGGTGGGCCAGCTTGCCATCGCCCTACCGGCCGCCCTCGCGCTCGCCCTGGTCGCGAGCTTCTCCTGGCACGTCGCACGAGCGTGCAGAGCCCGAGCACGGCATCGGGAAGCCGTGGACCTGGTGGGCCGCCACTCGGCCCGGCTGCGTGCCACAGTCCTGCCGTACAACGTTCCCGCCGCGTACTGCTTGCCCGGCCGCCGCGCACGGATCGTGATCAGCGACGCGGCGGTACACCGATTGACGCCCGAGCAGCTCGATGCCGTACTCAAGCACGAGCAGGCGCACATCGCGGGCCATCACCACCTCGCGCTGGCCGCTGCTGAGGCGTTCCACTCCGTGTTCCGTCGGCTGCCGCTGGCTCGCCATGTCCGGGAGCAGACAGCGCTCTTGCTGGAGATGGTCGCGGACGATCGCGCACTGCGCAGTCACTCCCACGAGGTGCTCGTCACCGCGATGTACGAGATGGCTGCGGCGCAGACCCCGCATGGAGCGTTCTCAGCGGGTGGCCAAACCGTCCTGATCCGCGCGAAGCGGGTCCTGGGACCGCGCACAGCGCCGCACCCCGCGCTGTGGTGGTCCGTCGCTGTCATGGCTGCGACGGTTCCTGTGCTTCCGCTGCTGGTGGCCTGCCCGCCCGGTCTCGGCTGA
- a CDS encoding BlaI/MecI/CopY family transcriptional regulator produces MRRLGDLEAEIMDRLWTWNRPATVREVVNDINETRPLAYTTVMTVTNILYSKGWLSRGKEGRAWLYTPVRSREAYAAALMEDGLGASKDRSAALVHFVEGMSEDEVAALRRALRSVGRQAKP; encoded by the coding sequence ATGCGGCGGCTGGGGGACCTTGAGGCGGAGATCATGGATCGACTCTGGACGTGGAATCGTCCTGCGACTGTGCGCGAGGTCGTCAACGACATCAACGAGACCCGCCCTCTCGCCTACACCACCGTGATGACCGTCACCAACATCCTGTACTCCAAGGGCTGGCTGTCGCGCGGAAAGGAGGGACGTGCCTGGCTGTACACACCGGTCCGCAGCCGCGAGGCGTACGCTGCCGCGCTGATGGAGGACGGCCTCGGGGCCAGCAAGGACCGCTCGGCGGCGCTGGTGCATTTCGTCGAGGGCATGTCGGAGGACGAGGTAGCCGCCCTCCGCAGGGCGCTTCGCAGCGTAGGGCGACAGGCCAAGCCGTGA